A window from Pseudomonas kribbensis encodes these proteins:
- the zwf gene encoding glucose-6-phosphate dehydrogenase produces MTHTIRRKSKAEPAPPTTLFLFGAHGDLVKRLLMPALYNLSRDGLLDENLRIVGVDHNAITDEAFAQKLEDFIRTEVAAKVGKGDQMLDPALWAKLAKGISYVQGDFLDDSTYSALAAKIADSGTGNAVFYLATAPRFFSEVVRRLGAAKLLEETPEAFRRVVIEKPFGSDLQTAEALNACLLKVMSEKQIYRIDHYLGKETVQNILVSRFSNSLFEAFWNNHYIDHVQITAAETVGVETRGSFYEHTGALRDMVPNHLFQLLAMVAMEPPAAFGADAVRGEKAKVVGAIRPWTTEEARANSVRGQYSAGEIDGKPLAGYREEANVSPDSTTETYVALKVMIDNWRWVGVPFYLRTGKRMSVRDTEIVICFKPAPYAQFRDTEVDELQPTYLRIQIQPNEGMWFDLLAKRPGPALNMANIELGFAYKDFFEMQPSTGYETLIYDCLTGDQTLFQRADNIENGWRAVQPFLDAWQQDASVQSYAAGEDGPQAADDLLTRDGRVWHGLG; encoded by the coding sequence ATGACCCATACGATCCGCAGAAAATCCAAGGCAGAACCCGCACCACCGACCACGCTGTTTTTGTTCGGTGCCCACGGCGACCTGGTCAAGCGCTTGCTGATGCCGGCGCTGTACAACCTCAGTCGCGACGGCTTGCTTGACGAAAATCTGCGGATCGTTGGCGTTGACCACAACGCCATCACGGATGAAGCCTTCGCCCAGAAGCTCGAAGACTTCATCCGTACCGAAGTGGCGGCGAAGGTCGGCAAGGGCGATCAGATGCTTGATCCGGCCTTGTGGGCCAAACTCGCCAAAGGTATCAGCTACGTCCAGGGCGACTTCCTGGACGACAGCACTTATTCCGCGCTGGCGGCGAAAATCGCCGACAGCGGCACCGGTAATGCGGTGTTCTACCTGGCCACCGCGCCGCGTTTCTTCAGCGAAGTGGTGCGTCGTCTCGGCGCCGCGAAACTGCTGGAAGAAACCCCGGAAGCCTTCAGAAGGGTGGTGATCGAAAAACCGTTCGGCTCCGACCTGCAAACCGCCGAGGCGTTGAACGCCTGCCTGCTCAAGGTCATGTCGGAAAAGCAGATCTACCGGATCGATCACTACCTGGGCAAGGAAACCGTGCAGAACATTCTGGTCAGCCGGTTTTCCAACAGCCTGTTCGAAGCGTTCTGGAACAACCACTACATCGACCACGTGCAGATCACCGCCGCCGAAACCGTCGGCGTCGAAACCCGTGGCAGTTTCTACGAACACACCGGCGCCCTGCGGGACATGGTGCCCAATCACCTGTTCCAGCTGCTGGCCATGGTGGCGATGGAGCCGCCGGCCGCGTTCGGCGCCGATGCGGTGCGGGGCGAGAAGGCCAAGGTGGTCGGCGCGATCCGTCCATGGACCACCGAAGAAGCGCGGGCCAACTCGGTGCGCGGCCAGTACAGTGCCGGCGAAATCGACGGCAAGCCACTGGCCGGTTATCGCGAAGAAGCCAACGTATCGCCCGACAGCACCACCGAAACCTACGTGGCGCTCAAGGTGATGATCGACAACTGGCGCTGGGTCGGCGTGCCGTTCTACCTGCGTACCGGCAAACGCATGAGCGTGCGCGACACCGAGATCGTCATCTGCTTCAAACCGGCGCCGTATGCGCAGTTCCGCGACACCGAGGTCGACGAACTGCAGCCGACCTACCTGCGTATCCAGATCCAGCCCAACGAGGGCATGTGGTTCGACCTGCTGGCCAAGCGACCGGGGCCGGCGCTGAACATGGCCAACATCGAGCTTGGGTTTGCCTACAAGGATTTCTTCGAAATGCAGCCGTCCACCGGCTACGAAACCCTGATCTACGACTGCCTGACCGGTGACCAGACGCTGTTCCAGCGCGCCGACAACATCGAAAACGGCTGGCGTGCGGTGCAGCCGTTCCTCGATGCCTGGCAACAGGACGCGAGCGTGCAAAGTTACGCCGCCGGCGAAGACGGGCCTCAGGCCGCCGATGATCTGCTGACTCGCGATGGTCGCGTCTGGCATGGTCTCGGATGA
- a CDS encoding phosphoethanolamine transferase CptA codes for MAWFKRSKTAAAGFDWAGFIWLFVFFWYFSGITQLLIQLTGTSGFTGFRQAFVMSAVWLAPMLLFPKRTRLLAAVIGVVLWACSMASLGYFFIYQQEFSQSVIFIMFESNVSEAGEYITQYFAWWMIPAFLAHTAFAYFLWTRLRPVYMPRGRAFVAAMAILFAVVGYPLIKQTQRTGSFAGGFEKFETRIEPAVPWQMAVAYHRYLETLGEMQGMLHSASKIPPLHNLKDAGANQPATLVLVIGESTNRQRMSLYGYQRKTTPELDKLKDQLSVFDNVVTPRPYTIEALQQVLTFADEENPDLYLSTPSLVSMMKQAGYKTFWITNQQTMTKRNTMLTTFSEQADEQVYLNNNRNQNAAQYDGDVIEPFNKALTDPAPRKLIVVHLLGTHMSYQYRYPPSFDKFQDRTGVPAGVRDDQVPTYNSYDNAVLYNDFVVSSLIKDYAKSDPNGFLLYLSDHGEDVFDSAGHTTLGRNENKPTAPMYTIPFMAWASPKWLENHDWSFAADLSRPYSSAHLIHTWADLAGLSFDELDRSKSVVSDSFKQRPLLIGNPYEREQRALIDFSLMKPKKPEEAPKEVVKQ; via the coding sequence ATGGCATGGTTTAAACGCAGCAAGACTGCTGCGGCAGGTTTTGACTGGGCCGGTTTCATCTGGCTGTTTGTGTTCTTCTGGTACTTCTCCGGTATCACTCAACTACTGATCCAGCTGACCGGCACCTCTGGCTTCACCGGGTTCCGTCAGGCATTCGTGATGAGCGCAGTCTGGCTGGCGCCGATGCTGCTGTTCCCCAAACGCACCCGCCTGCTCGCCGCCGTGATCGGCGTGGTGCTGTGGGCCTGCTCGATGGCCAGCCTGGGCTACTTCTTCATCTATCAGCAGGAATTCTCCCAGAGCGTCATCTTCATCATGTTCGAGTCGAACGTGTCGGAAGCCGGCGAGTACATCACCCAGTACTTCGCCTGGTGGATGATTCCTGCGTTCCTCGCTCACACTGCGTTCGCCTACTTCCTGTGGACCCGCCTGCGTCCGGTCTACATGCCCCGTGGCCGGGCCTTCGTGGCGGCCATGGCGATCCTGTTCGCGGTGGTCGGTTACCCACTGATCAAGCAGACCCAGCGCACCGGCAGCTTCGCCGGCGGTTTCGAGAAATTCGAAACCCGCATCGAACCGGCCGTGCCATGGCAGATGGCCGTGGCCTACCACCGCTACCTGGAAACCCTGGGCGAGATGCAGGGCATGCTCCACAGCGCGAGCAAGATCCCGCCGCTGCACAACCTCAAGGATGCCGGCGCCAACCAGCCTGCGACCCTGGTGCTGGTGATCGGCGAGTCCACCAACCGCCAGCGCATGAGCCTCTATGGGTATCAGCGCAAGACCACGCCGGAACTGGACAAGCTCAAGGACCAGCTGTCGGTCTTCGATAACGTCGTCACCCCGCGTCCGTACACCATCGAAGCGCTGCAGCAGGTGCTGACCTTCGCCGACGAAGAAAACCCGGATCTGTACCTGTCCACGCCATCGCTGGTCAGCATGATGAAACAGGCGGGCTACAAGACGTTCTGGATCACCAACCAGCAGACCATGACCAAGCGCAACACCATGCTCACGACCTTCTCCGAACAGGCCGACGAGCAGGTGTACCTGAACAACAACCGCAACCAGAACGCCGCGCAGTACGACGGTGACGTGATCGAGCCGTTCAACAAGGCCCTGACCGACCCGGCACCGCGCAAGCTGATCGTCGTGCACCTGCTCGGTACGCACATGAGCTACCAGTACCGTTATCCGCCGAGCTTCGACAAGTTCCAGGACCGCACTGGCGTCCCGGCCGGCGTGCGTGACGATCAGGTGCCGACCTACAACAGCTACGACAACGCGGTGCTGTACAACGACTTCGTGGTGTCGAGCCTGATCAAGGACTACGCCAAGTCCGATCCGAACGGTTTCCTGCTTTACCTCTCCGACCACGGTGAAGACGTGTTCGACTCGGCGGGTCACACCACCCTGGGTCGTAACGAAAACAAACCGACCGCGCCGATGTACACCATTCCGTTCATGGCCTGGGCCTCGCCGAAGTGGCTTGAAAACCACGACTGGAGTTTCGCTGCGGATCTGAGCCGGCCTTACAGCAGCGCCCACCTGATCCACACCTGGGCGGATCTGGCCGGTTTGAGTTTCGATGAACTGGACCGCAGCAAAAGCGTGGTCAGCGACAGCTTCAAACAGCGTCCCCTGTTGATCGGCAACCCTTACGAACGCGAACAGCGAGCA
- the gnd gene encoding phosphogluconate dehydrogenase (NAD(+)-dependent, decarboxylating): MQLGIIGLGRMGGNIARRLMLNGHTTVVYDRNTAFVDTLAAEGSTGVADLPALVAGLAKPRAVWVMLPAGAPTEDTIETLSTLLEAGDTIIDGGNTNYKDDIRRAKTLAEKGLHYIDVGTSGGVWGLERGYCMMIGGDAETVKRLDPLFAALAPGMGDIPRTKDRKSDDHRAEHGYIHAGPAGAGHFVKMIHNGIEYGMMAAFAEGFDILKTKSSELLPEDQRFDLNVADIAEVWRRGSVVSSWLLDLTADALAVDPKLDGFSGSVADSGEGQWTIEAAMEQKVPVPVLSNSLFSRYRSRGQGTFGDKILSAQRFGFGGHVETAKK, from the coding sequence ATGCAACTCGGGATTATTGGACTGGGCCGCATGGGCGGCAATATTGCACGGCGTCTGATGCTCAACGGTCACACCACCGTTGTTTACGACCGCAATACCGCCTTTGTCGACACCCTGGCCGCCGAGGGCTCTACCGGCGTTGCCGATCTGCCTGCGCTGGTTGCGGGCCTGGCCAAGCCGCGTGCCGTGTGGGTCATGCTGCCGGCCGGCGCGCCGACCGAAGACACCATCGAAACCCTGAGCACGCTCCTTGAGGCGGGCGATACCATCATCGATGGCGGCAACACCAACTATAAGGACGACATCCGCCGGGCCAAGACCCTGGCCGAGAAGGGCCTGCACTACATCGACGTCGGCACCTCCGGCGGCGTCTGGGGCCTTGAGCGCGGCTACTGCATGATGATCGGCGGCGATGCCGAGACCGTTAAGCGCCTGGACCCGCTGTTCGCCGCACTGGCCCCGGGCATGGGCGACATCCCGCGCACCAAGGACCGCAAATCCGATGATCACCGTGCCGAGCACGGCTACATCCATGCCGGTCCTGCCGGTGCCGGTCACTTCGTGAAGATGATTCACAACGGTATCGAGTACGGCATGATGGCGGCCTTCGCCGAAGGCTTCGACATCCTCAAGACCAAGTCCAGCGAGCTTCTGCCGGAAGATCAGCGTTTCGACCTGAATGTGGCCGACATCGCCGAAGTCTGGCGTCGTGGTAGCGTGGTGTCGTCGTGGCTGCTCGACCTGACCGCCGATGCCCTGGCGGTCGACCCGAAACTCGACGGATTCTCCGGTTCCGTAGCCGATAGCGGTGAAGGTCAATGGACCATCGAAGCGGCAATGGAACAAAAGGTGCCGGTACCGGTGCTGTCCAACTCGCTGTTCTCGCGCTACCGCTCCCGCGGACAGGGCACGTTCGGTGACAAGATCCTCTCGGCCCAGCGCTTCGGCTTCGGCGGCCACGTAGAGACTGCGAAGAAATGA
- a CDS encoding HAD family hydrolase, with the protein MSEPIRFLLSDMDGTLLLPDHSLSQRTIDAVRALREAGVLFSLATGRPPKAMLQQIEALGVDLPTAAFNGGTIVNPDGSILVAHYLPATAALTALALFADQPDVEIWVFSGGDWLLKDPHGPMVPREQHGLGYPPVAVESFEPYLERIDKIVATSHNTDLLIELEARLLPKVEGMAQVSRSQPVYLDVTALEANKGAALTTLAKHLGVPLAQTAAIGDGGNDPAMFHVAGLSIAMGQAEDAVKRQADVVTGTNTEDGVAQAIEKYILPR; encoded by the coding sequence ATGAGTGAGCCTATCCGTTTTCTGCTGAGCGACATGGACGGCACGCTGTTGCTGCCCGATCACAGCCTCAGTCAGCGCACCATAGATGCGGTTCGTGCGTTGCGCGAAGCGGGCGTGTTGTTCAGCCTCGCTACCGGGCGACCGCCAAAGGCCATGCTGCAGCAGATCGAAGCCCTGGGCGTCGATCTGCCGACGGCGGCATTCAACGGCGGCACGATCGTCAATCCGGACGGCAGCATTCTGGTCGCTCACTACCTGCCAGCCACTGCGGCACTCACGGCGCTGGCGTTGTTCGCCGATCAGCCGGATGTCGAGATCTGGGTGTTCAGCGGTGGTGACTGGCTGCTCAAGGATCCGCACGGGCCGATGGTCCCGCGCGAGCAGCATGGTCTCGGCTATCCGCCGGTGGCGGTCGAGAGCTTCGAGCCTTATCTGGAACGCATCGACAAGATCGTCGCGACCAGCCACAACACCGACCTGTTGATCGAGCTGGAGGCGCGTTTGCTGCCGAAGGTCGAGGGCATGGCGCAGGTCTCGCGTTCGCAGCCGGTGTATCTGGACGTGACGGCGCTGGAGGCCAACAAGGGCGCCGCATTGACGACTCTGGCCAAGCATCTCGGCGTGCCGCTGGCGCAGACCGCAGCGATTGGCGATGGTGGCAACGACCCGGCGATGTTCCATGTTGCCGGCCTGTCGATCGCCATGGGCCAGGCAGAAGACGCCGTGAAGCGTCAGGCAGACGTGGTGACCGGGACGAACACCGAGGACGGTGTGGCGCAGGCCATCGAGAAATACATCTTGCCGCGTTGA
- a CDS encoding DUF6026 family protein: MGTVHTAMPPQTLYVTIRRDELRQLKDERDQLKQELAQLRLMTQGVEPKPLPRVQRSPHA; encoded by the coding sequence ATGGGCACAGTACACACAGCAATGCCGCCACAAACCCTGTACGTCACGATCCGCCGCGATGAACTGCGTCAATTGAAAGACGAACGCGACCAGCTTAAACAAGAGCTGGCGCAACTGCGTCTGATGACCCAAGGCGTCGAGCCAAAGCCTCTGCCACGCGTCCAGCGCTCACCCCACGCCTGA